A single region of the Thermococcus paralvinellae genome encodes:
- the tiaS gene encoding tRNA(Ile2) 2-agmatinylcytidine synthetase TiaS, which produces MMLHIGIDDTDSPNGMCTTYLGALLYKEISRLAEPLDLPKLIRLNPNVPYKTRGNGAVAMSFEVDEEDAPKIKRLVLEMVEKLADLTHENTNPGVVFLEGEVPEELTNFTYKAIWEHVSIEEAEKVAKDVNVEIHKFKCGRGIVGALAAIGHPLNVFTYELLAYRKRELWGTPRKVNRESVFEMDKKFYPFTYDNVDWEKRSVLITPHGKDPVLVGIRGIDENKVLLAFESLVFEEPIEFYQVFKTNQNTDDHLRFKRIKDLKNYDSVMIRAKVVKSYWEKGRHVFIKVSDGTGELRVAAYEPTKGFRRYVRMLIEGDEIIAAGGVKEFEGELTLNLEKFYPVKLAKRIEYRKPKCPKCGGTMKSKGDYLKCKKCGYKMPKVLIPIEVPRKLQKKIYEVPPDARRHLSRPLVLPLGEEKILEGINL; this is translated from the coding sequence ATGATGCTCCACATAGGAATTGACGATACTGACTCACCAAATGGCATGTGCACGACTTATTTAGGGGCTCTGCTTTATAAGGAAATCTCAAGGTTAGCGGAGCCTTTAGATTTGCCAAAACTGATTAGGCTAAACCCTAACGTTCCGTATAAGACAAGAGGAAATGGAGCAGTTGCAATGAGCTTTGAAGTTGATGAAGAAGATGCTCCAAAAATTAAGAGGCTTGTTCTCGAGATGGTTGAAAAATTGGCTGATTTAACTCATGAGAACACGAATCCAGGTGTGGTGTTCTTAGAAGGTGAAGTTCCTGAAGAACTCACTAACTTCACATACAAAGCTATTTGGGAGCACGTAAGTATTGAAGAGGCAGAGAAAGTCGCCAAAGATGTTAATGTTGAAATTCACAAGTTCAAGTGTGGGAGGGGAATTGTTGGCGCTTTAGCTGCCATTGGGCATCCTTTAAATGTCTTCACCTATGAGCTTTTAGCATATAGAAAAAGAGAGCTTTGGGGAACTCCAAGAAAAGTAAATAGAGAGAGCGTTTTTGAAATGGATAAAAAGTTTTACCCGTTCACCTACGATAACGTTGATTGGGAAAAGCGCTCTGTTTTGATAACTCCTCACGGTAAAGATCCAGTTTTAGTTGGAATTAGAGGAATTGATGAGAATAAAGTTTTGTTGGCATTTGAGAGTCTAGTTTTTGAAGAGCCCATTGAATTCTATCAAGTCTTCAAAACAAATCAGAACACTGACGACCATTTGAGGTTTAAGCGCATTAAAGATCTGAAAAATTATGACAGCGTGATGATTAGAGCCAAGGTTGTAAAGAGCTATTGGGAAAAAGGGAGGCATGTTTTCATTAAGGTGAGCGATGGGACTGGAGAATTGAGGGTTGCAGCATACGAGCCAACTAAAGGATTTAGGAGATACGTGAGAATGCTGATTGAAGGGGACGAGATTATAGCGGCTGGGGGAGTCAAGGAGTTTGAAGGTGAGCTAACGCTCAACTTGGAGAAGTTTTATCCAGTAAAGTTAGCAAAGAGAATAGAGTATAGAAAGCCCAAGTGTCCAAAATGTGGCGGAACGATGAAGAGCAAGGGAGATTACTTGAAGTGCAAAAAGTGCGGTTATAAAATGCCTAAAGTTTTGATTCCAATTGAAGTTCCGAGAAAGTTGCAAAAGAAAATTTACGAAGTTCCCCCTGATGCAAGGAGGCATTTATCGAGGCCTTTAGTCCTACCTTTAGGCGAGGAGAAGATTTTGGAAGGTATTAATCTATAA
- a CDS encoding FAD-dependent oxidoreductase: protein MKFYICKEKEEPKEGRIAIIGAGPAGLSAAGYLACKGYPVEVFDKMPEGGGMIAFGIPESRIPIKTVREGVKDLERLGVKFNFRTKVVYDNLRDLGDEFVERVVYLEELLEDFDAILIATGAWRPKKLKIEGIELEGVWDALTLLYKIKLARIGYIPWSAVPEMRGKEVVIVGAGYTAVDVALEAKSLGAKKMTMVYRRGLENSYAKDEIKRLINEGVNFIEFATPARILGEDEVKEVEFVKTKLVNGKVIPTDETFKLSADIFVYAIGQFPTPPIKALICANEKILRDAGIFLAGDVLAPRNIGAAIREGTRAAKEIEEWLISKEERPRVLSIRSFLLSQRSEIWQNC, encoded by the coding sequence ATGAAATTTTACATCTGCAAAGAAAAGGAAGAGCCAAAAGAAGGGAGGATTGCAATTATCGGAGCAGGTCCAGCAGGACTTTCAGCTGCGGGCTACTTAGCTTGCAAAGGCTACCCGGTGGAAGTCTTTGACAAGATGCCAGAAGGAGGAGGTATGATTGCATTTGGGATTCCTGAATCAAGAATTCCAATAAAGACTGTGAGAGAAGGTGTTAAAGATTTGGAGAGACTTGGAGTAAAGTTCAACTTCAGAACTAAAGTCGTTTATGATAACTTGAGAGATCTTGGTGATGAGTTCGTTGAGAGAGTTGTTTATTTGGAGGAACTGCTGGAAGATTTTGACGCTATCTTGATAGCAACAGGGGCTTGGAGACCGAAGAAACTCAAAATTGAGGGCATTGAACTTGAGGGAGTATGGGACGCTCTAACATTACTCTACAAGATAAAACTTGCGAGAATAGGCTACATCCCTTGGAGTGCTGTTCCAGAGATGAGAGGTAAGGAGGTTGTGATAGTTGGAGCAGGCTATACAGCAGTTGATGTTGCCTTAGAGGCAAAAAGTCTAGGGGCTAAAAAGATGACAATGGTCTATCGCAGAGGGCTTGAGAACAGCTATGCAAAGGATGAGATAAAGAGGTTAATCAATGAAGGGGTTAATTTCATAGAGTTTGCTACCCCTGCAAGAATTCTCGGAGAAGATGAAGTTAAAGAGGTAGAATTTGTTAAAACTAAGCTAGTGAACGGAAAAGTAATTCCAACAGATGAGACCTTCAAGCTAAGCGCGGACATCTTTGTATACGCTATAGGACAGTTCCCAACACCCCCAATAAAAGCGCTGATATGTGCAAACGAGAAAATTTTAAGAGATGCCGGAATATTCTTGGCTGGGGATGTTCTTGCACCAAGAAACATTGGGGCAGCAATAAGAGAAGGTACTAGAGCTGCTAAAGAGATTGAAGAGTGGTTGATATCAAAGGAGGAAAGACCAAGAGTACTATCCATAAGGAGCTTTCTCTTATCCCAAAGATCTGAGATTTGGCAAAACTGCTGA